Part of the Ardenticatenales bacterium genome is shown below.
CCGTGGAGCCGCGGCCATAGTCTTCCCATGCACGTGAACGTCGATTTTGTGGTGGAAATCGAGATGGACCCGGCGTGGGAGTCGCTCTTGCGCGAGGCGGTGGTGGCCGCGGTGGGGGTGTCGGATTATGCCGGCACAGCCAGCCTCACCCTCCTCCTCAGCGACGACGCCCGGCTGCAAGCCCTCAATCTCGCCTTCATGGGATACGACAAACCCACAGACGTCCTCAGCTTCCCCTCCGGCGAATGGCTCACCTCACCCGTCGTCAACCTCGGCGACATCGCCATCTCCGTGCCCCAGGCGCGGCGGCAGGCAGCCCAGGCCGGGCACACCGTGGCCGCCGAATTACAACTGCTGGTCGTGCATGGGGTGCTGCACTTGTTGGGACACGACCACGCCGAACCGGCGCAGAAAGACGCCATGTGGCGGTTGCAAGCGGCGGCCCTGGCCCGGTTGGGAACTGCCGTAGCCCTGCCGCCCTGACGACGGCCATTCGTCACGGCTAAGCCAGATTGGACCGTTTTCTCTGGTGAAATTGGTCCAATATCGCCTTCGACAGGCTCAGGCGACGGACTGGAATCTCAAGCCTCATGATGGCGCAGGTAAAGTCAGCGCCGCGCATCTTCGACAGGCTCAGGCGACGGACTGGAATCTCAAGCAGCGGACTAATGGCTCAGGCAGCGGGCTAGTAGTCACATTCTCATCGGGTATTGAACATGAAATCCGTGCTGGATGGGGGGCAAAAGGAACTGCGCAGCCGCGCGCGCTCGTTTCGCTATGCGTTTCAGGGATGGGCATATGTGCTGCGCACGCAGCACAACACCTGGATTCACGCGCTGGCCAGCGTGAGTGTGCTGGCGCTGGCGTTCTGGCTGCGGCTGTCGCGCGGCGATTGGGCCATCTTGCTGCTGACGATCATGGCGGTGTGGGTGGCGGAATTTTTTAACACAGCGTTGGAGGCCGTGGTCGATATGGCTATGCCGCGTCCCCATCCGCTGGCAAAAATCGCCAAGGACGTGGCCGCGGCGGCGGTGTTGGTGGCCGCCGTCGGCGCGGTCCTCATTGGTCTGCTCATTCTGGGGCCGCCGCTCTGGAGCCGTTTGCTGGGCTGAGGCAGGCTCAGTGGGGGAGATGTGCGGCGGGAATATTCTGTAGAAACGGGTTGCACGCATCACGGGGGGACAAAATGGGATGGCTCACGCCCCAAGCCACATTTAGCGCGGGATCATCCCAGCGTACGCCAAACTCATCCGCCCCATCGTAGTAATTGTCCACGATGTAGCAGAGCGTCACGTCTGTGAGTGCCAGAAAGCCGTGGGCGACGCCGATGGGAATGAACAGCCCCTGCGTGTGGTCTGCGCCGATGTCGATGGTCTGGCAGGCCATGTAAGTGGGAGACGACGGGCGCAGGTCGGCGAGGCCGACGCGCAGGCTGCCGGCCAGGGGATACCAGTAATCAACCTGGCGATGATGGTAGTGCAGGCCGCGCAGTACGCCGGCGGCGGAGTCGGAGCGATTGGTTTGCACGATCTCCCAGCGTCGCTGCGGGAACCAGGATTTGCGAAAGGTCTCAATGAAGCGGCCGCGTTCGTCGCCGAAGGGCTGTAGTTGCGCCAGGATGACGCCGTTGAT
Proteins encoded:
- the ybeY gene encoding rRNA maturation RNase YbeY; translation: MHVNVDFVVEIEMDPAWESLLREAVVAAVGVSDYAGTASLTLLLSDDARLQALNLAFMGYDKPTDVLSFPSGEWLTSPVVNLGDIAISVPQARRQAAQAGHTVAAELQLLVVHGVLHLLGHDHAEPAQKDAMWRLQAAALARLGTAVALPP
- a CDS encoding diacylglycerol kinase family protein, giving the protein MKSVLDGGQKELRSRARSFRYAFQGWAYVLRTQHNTWIHALASVSVLALAFWLRLSRGDWAILLLTIMAVWVAEFFNTALEAVVDMAMPRPHPLAKIAKDVAAAAVLVAAVGAVLIGLLILGPPLWSRLLG
- a CDS encoding dTDP-4-dehydrorhamnose 3,5-epimerase family protein — encoded protein: MPVFTESHLINGVILAQLQPFGDERGRFIETFRKSWFPQRRWEIVQTNRSDSAAGVLRGLHYHHRQVDYWYPLAGSLRVGLADLRPSSPTYMACQTIDIGADHTQGLFIPIGVAHGFLALTDVTLCYIVDNYYDGADEFGVRWDDPALNVAWGVSHPILSPRDACNPFLQNIPAAHLPH